From one Ignavibacteria bacterium genomic stretch:
- the dnaN gene encoding DNA polymerase III subunit beta, giving the protein MQFTVALAELQKALQKVLPAIPAKSTIPVLEHLHTKLQGSDLTFMATDQEITIALTTTVSGEADGEVLIPARQFTDLIKELGNAGTVTIHVSDSQMVDIRTPTGTFQMKALDAREFPLIPPFPESQSALLSKENLSRMANKTVFAVSTEEYRPSMTGVFFQFSGEQATAVATDGFRLSRVTIAATEDKPFPAGLEVIVPARTVELLKKVDSDVTMDVSRTHARFTIGRMSITTRVIDEKYPPYQNVIPTDNDKTLVVHQREVLNAIKRVSLFANANTRHVRFKMSEHSLDVHSEDEESGGKGTETIPCEFSNGDFEVGFNYRFLEEAIKNIGTDDDPELNVKMTFSTAVRAVLIAPGADGSGLLMLVMPVKI; this is encoded by the coding sequence ATGCAGTTTACTGTTGCGCTGGCAGAACTTCAGAAGGCCTTACAGAAGGTTCTTCCGGCTATTCCGGCAAAATCTACAATCCCAGTTCTGGAGCATCTTCATACGAAGTTACAGGGTTCGGATTTAACGTTTATGGCTACCGATCAGGAGATCACAATTGCACTTACAACAACGGTGTCAGGTGAGGCTGATGGCGAGGTCCTGATTCCGGCACGCCAGTTTACCGACTTAATAAAAGAATTGGGTAATGCCGGTACAGTAACGATTCATGTTTCCGATAGCCAGATGGTTGATATCCGAACGCCAACAGGAACGTTTCAAATGAAGGCACTTGATGCCAGGGAATTCCCGCTCATTCCTCCGTTCCCGGAGTCGCAATCGGCTCTGCTCTCAAAAGAAAACCTTAGCCGCATGGCTAATAAAACTGTATTCGCCGTCAGTACTGAAGAGTACCGACCGAGTATGACCGGGGTGTTCTTCCAGTTTAGCGGTGAACAGGCAACGGCTGTGGCTACCGACGGGTTCAGATTGTCGAGAGTGACGATTGCCGCAACCGAGGATAAGCCTTTCCCGGCAGGCCTGGAGGTGATTGTGCCGGCACGTACCGTGGAACTGTTAAAGAAAGTTGATTCAGACGTCACGATGGATGTGTCAAGAACACATGCACGATTTACAATTGGCAGAATGAGCATCACCACACGTGTGATCGACGAGAAGTACCCGCCGTATCAAAACGTAATTCCAACCGATAACGATAAAACACTGGTGGTGCATCAGCGGGAAGTGCTGAATGCGATAAAACGCGTAAGTCTGTTTGCAAATGCAAATACCCGGCATGTTCGGTTTAAAATGTCGGAACATAGTCTTGATGTCCATAGCGAAGACGAAGAGTCCGGCGGTAAGGGAACAGAAACAATCCCATGCGAGTTTTCGAATGGTGATTTTGAAGTTGGATTTAACTACCGGTTTTTAGAAGAAGCAATAAAAAACATTGGTACCGACGACGATCCGGAGCTGAACGTAAAGATGACGTTTTCAACGGCAGTACGTGCCGTACTGATTGCACCGGGCGCTGACGGCAGCGGATTGCTGATGCTGGTGATGCCGGTAAAGATTTAG
- a CDS encoding DNA replication/repair protein RecF, which produces MLLEQITATNVRCHEHVRLQCAERVTILSGPNGSGKTSLLEAVSVCSVGKTFVPVPDASIIRESSTQATVSVVAKTDAGNKYSAQVQIRPGQRKVICTSYADGLSVRQLLGQLPTVALSPDHKAITLGGPAERRSFVDAIMAQTSQRATDVLFEHRRLLKQRNACLAGGSDSSVLDSFTDAYIRVSAQLVELRAAFISRLTPVVQQMYDSIAGGSEVVSIEYEPNCARVQDDVPLLSQFYGAADRLRIAELQRETTLFGPHKDDVVLRLDGRLVRDSASQGQHKSLLVALKLAEAVVLLDRRTERPVLLLDDIFSELDSKRARQVLAIIAGLGLQMLITTTDGSVVEQNVRAGMKADSGGILTVHIPEGLMLPVSENITVAV; this is translated from the coding sequence ATGCTGTTAGAGCAGATCACTGCAACAAACGTGAGGTGCCATGAACACGTCAGGTTACAGTGTGCAGAACGGGTTACCATCTTGTCTGGTCCCAACGGTTCAGGAAAAACGTCGCTCCTGGAAGCTGTGAGTGTTTGCTCTGTTGGTAAAACATTTGTTCCGGTTCCTGATGCCTCCATTATTCGCGAATCCAGCACACAGGCAACGGTGTCTGTTGTCGCCAAAACTGATGCCGGGAACAAGTATAGTGCCCAGGTTCAGATTCGGCCCGGACAGCGGAAGGTGATTTGTACCAGCTATGCCGATGGTTTGAGTGTCCGCCAGCTTCTTGGACAACTGCCAACGGTAGCATTATCACCAGATCACAAGGCAATTACATTGGGAGGTCCGGCCGAGAGACGTAGTTTTGTAGATGCAATAATGGCTCAGACATCACAGCGGGCAACCGATGTGCTGTTCGAGCACCGGCGACTGCTGAAGCAACGCAATGCATGTTTGGCAGGGGGCTCTGACTCTTCCGTACTGGATTCGTTTACGGATGCATACATCAGGGTGAGTGCGCAACTTGTTGAGCTCAGAGCGGCGTTTATCAGCCGGCTGACGCCGGTTGTGCAGCAGATGTATGACAGTATTGCCGGTGGGTCGGAGGTTGTTAGTATCGAGTATGAGCCGAACTGTGCGAGGGTGCAGGATGATGTTCCGCTCCTTTCACAGTTTTACGGTGCTGCTGACAGACTCCGGATTGCTGAACTACAACGCGAAACCACCTTGTTTGGTCCCCATAAGGATGACGTGGTTTTACGGCTTGATGGCAGACTGGTACGGGACTCGGCATCGCAAGGACAACATAAGTCGCTGCTGGTGGCGTTAAAGCTTGCCGAGGCAGTTGTCCTGCTGGATAGGCGTACGGAGCGTCCGGTGTTACTGCTCGACGATATTTTTAGCGAACTGGACAGTAAAAGAGCCCGGCAGGTTCTTGCAATCATTGCTGGTTTGGGACTGCAAATGCTGATAACAACAACAGACGGTAGTGTAGTGGAGCAAAATGTTCGGGCCGGCATGAAGGCTGACTCCGGAGGCATTCTAACAGTTCATATTCCAGAAGGTCTAATGCTGCCCGTATCCGAAAACATAACGGTGGCGGTATGA
- a CDS encoding DUF721 domain-containing protein, which translates to MTKPLSELLSGFVRQYGLEQAMLRQRMPEYWQDVVGKRPAELSTVHSFENGVLTVQVQSASWRAELHLRREEIRTKLNACIGTEAIRELHVK; encoded by the coding sequence ATGACAAAGCCCCTTTCAGAACTACTCAGTGGCTTTGTTCGTCAGTACGGTCTTGAACAGGCAATGCTTCGGCAAAGAATGCCGGAATACTGGCAGGACGTTGTGGGTAAACGACCGGCTGAACTGAGTACGGTACACAGCTTTGAGAATGGCGTGTTAACGGTTCAGGTTCAGTCTGCCTCGTGGAGGGCAGAGCTGCATCTGCGACGCGAAGAAATTAGAACAAAACTTAATGCATGTATAGGTACTGAGGCTATACGTGAACTACATGTGAAGTAA
- the gyrB gene encoding DNA topoisomerase (ATP-hydrolyzing) subunit B, whose protein sequence is MSEQNVNYTEDSIKVLEGLEAVRKRPAMYIGDIGERGLHHLIQEVVDNSIDEALAGYARNIFVTLYSDGSCSVKDDGRGIPVGIHPVKKISTLEVVMCTLHAGGKFDKNTYKVSGGLHGVGVSCVNALSSTLEAVIEIGGKIHKQIYHQGKPEAPVQVIGETKNTGTTVRFWPDGTIFKTLVFRYEKVAERLRELAFLNPDVTIHLYDERDGQKETFAYRGGLVDFVRHLDASNTSITKPLAIKGSFTNDAGVETQVDICLQYNSGYSELLLSYVNNINTVEGGTHVSGFRSALTRTLNAYASGNNMLKKDTNLSGDDFREGLTAVISVKIAEPQFEGQTKTKLGNGEVDGIVRQIVNEELAKRLDENPSAAKHIIEKAVQAAEARAAARKAKDLIRRKNALDGGMLPGKLADCSLKSPEDTELFLVEGDSAGGSAKQGRDRRFQAILPLKGKILNVHKARLTKVLENDEVRTILTAIGAGFGDDFDSSKTRYGKIILMADADVDGSHIRTLLLTLFYKHMPDLINDGKLYIAQPPLYKVKKGKTEKYAFDENERDEIIERIRREKAERKAAKGGKKVEEEEMAEIPEEGATADGITISRFKGLGEMNPEQLWSTTMNPETRTLLQVNIDNAAEANLVFETLMGEAVEPRRAFIERNAQYVRNLDI, encoded by the coding sequence GTGAGTGAACAAAATGTAAATTACACCGAAGACAGTATCAAGGTCCTTGAAGGTCTCGAAGCTGTTCGAAAACGTCCGGCCATGTACATCGGCGATATTGGCGAGAGGGGTCTGCATCACCTTATCCAGGAGGTAGTGGACAATAGTATCGACGAAGCACTTGCCGGGTACGCACGGAATATCTTCGTGACGCTGTACAGCGATGGCTCGTGCAGCGTAAAGGATGATGGCCGCGGTATTCCTGTAGGGATTCACCCTGTAAAAAAGATTAGCACCTTAGAAGTTGTAATGTGTACTCTTCATGCCGGCGGCAAGTTTGATAAAAACACGTATAAGGTGTCCGGCGGACTCCACGGCGTAGGCGTAAGCTGCGTTAATGCATTAAGCTCCACGCTGGAAGCTGTTATTGAAATTGGTGGCAAGATTCATAAGCAAATTTATCACCAGGGCAAGCCCGAAGCACCCGTTCAGGTAATTGGAGAAACAAAGAATACTGGTACTACGGTCCGATTCTGGCCTGATGGAACGATTTTTAAGACGTTGGTATTCCGGTACGAGAAGGTGGCTGAGCGCTTGCGCGAACTTGCTTTTCTGAATCCGGACGTCACAATTCATTTGTATGACGAGCGGGACGGACAGAAAGAGACCTTTGCCTATCGTGGAGGTCTGGTGGACTTCGTTCGCCATCTTGATGCTTCAAACACCTCTATCACAAAGCCTCTTGCCATAAAGGGATCCTTTACGAATGACGCCGGAGTCGAGACGCAGGTTGATATCTGTCTGCAGTACAATAGCGGATACAGTGAACTCCTTTTATCGTATGTAAACAACATCAATACGGTTGAAGGTGGTACGCACGTTTCGGGGTTTCGGTCTGCACTAACACGCACGCTGAACGCCTATGCATCGGGCAATAACATGCTGAAAAAAGATACAAACCTGTCCGGTGATGATTTTCGTGAGGGATTAACCGCCGTTATCAGCGTTAAAATTGCAGAACCGCAGTTTGAGGGGCAGACGAAAACCAAGCTCGGCAATGGCGAGGTTGATGGTATTGTCCGTCAGATCGTGAATGAAGAGCTTGCCAAGCGCCTCGACGAGAACCCGTCTGCTGCCAAGCACATCATCGAGAAGGCTGTGCAGGCAGCCGAGGCTCGAGCGGCTGCCAGAAAAGCAAAGGACTTAATCAGGCGTAAAAATGCACTTGACGGCGGAATGCTGCCAGGTAAACTGGCAGACTGTTCCCTGAAGTCACCGGAAGACACCGAGCTGTTCCTGGTGGAAGGTGATTCGGCCGGTGGATCTGCAAAGCAGGGACGTGACCGACGGTTTCAGGCAATCCTTCCGTTGAAAGGGAAGATCCTGAACGTTCACAAGGCACGGTTAACAAAGGTGTTGGAGAACGACGAAGTTCGCACGATTCTTACGGCAATTGGTGCCGGTTTTGGTGATGATTTTGATTCGAGCAAAACACGGTACGGTAAGATTATCCTTATGGCAGATGCTGATGTTGACGGATCGCACATCCGAACGCTGCTGCTAACCTTGTTTTATAAGCACATGCCCGATCTGATTAACGACGGGAAGCTTTACATTGCTCAACCTCCGCTGTACAAGGTAAAGAAAGGTAAAACCGAGAAGTATGCGTTCGACGAAAACGAACGTGATGAAATTATTGAGCGTATCCGTAGGGAAAAGGCTGAGCGCAAGGCAGCAAAGGGCGGCAAGAAGGTAGAGGAGGAAGAAATGGCGGAAATCCCTGAAGAAGGGGCAACTGCCGATGGTATTACCATCAGCAGGTTTAAGGGACTTGGCGAGATGAATCCGGAACAACTGTGGTCAACCACCATGAACCCAGAAACCCGCACGTTGCTGCAGGTGAATATTGATAATGCGGCCGAGGCAAACCTTGTGTTTGAGACGCTGATGGGCGAGGCAGTAGAGCCACGCCGCGCCTTTATCGAACGGAATGCTCAGTACGTCAGGAATCTGGACATTTAG
- a CDS encoding adenosylhomocysteinase: protein MQSYCVKDLSLAEWGRREIELAEAEMPGLMALREEYKGKKPLKGARIAGCLHMTIQTAVLIETLTDLGAKVQWSSCNIFSTQDHAAAAIAKSGVPVFAWKGMSAEEFDWCIEQTLFFGDDKQPLNLILDDGGDLTNMVIDEYPHMLPSIKGLSEETTTGVYRLYERVKNGTLPVPAINVNDSVTKSKFDNKYGCKESLVDAIRRATDIMMAGKVAVVAGYGDVGKGSAASLSGAGVRVIVTEIDPICALQAAMDGFEVKKMRDAVREADIVVTATGNKDVVTAEHFKKMKDKAIVCNIGHFDNEIDVAWLNKNYGKTKVEIKPQVDRYTVDGNDIILLAEGRLVNLGCAMGHPSFVMSNSFTNQVLAQIELWTNNHAYTNKVYVLPKHLDEKVARLHLKKIGVSLDRLTDEQAAYIGVDSKGPFKPDWYRY, encoded by the coding sequence ATGCAGAGCTACTGCGTAAAAGATCTTTCACTTGCCGAATGGGGCAGAAGAGAAATCGAACTGGCAGAGGCAGAAATGCCCGGCCTGATGGCACTGCGCGAGGAATACAAAGGGAAGAAACCTTTGAAGGGGGCTCGGATTGCCGGTTGCCTGCACATGACAATTCAGACTGCTGTGCTGATCGAAACACTAACCGATCTGGGGGCCAAGGTACAGTGGTCAAGCTGCAACATTTTCTCAACCCAGGATCACGCTGCCGCTGCTATCGCCAAATCAGGTGTCCCCGTATTCGCCTGGAAAGGCATGTCTGCCGAGGAATTTGACTGGTGTATTGAGCAAACCCTCTTTTTTGGCGATGATAAGCAGCCCCTTAACCTGATTCTGGATGATGGTGGTGATTTAACCAACATGGTAATCGACGAGTATCCGCACATGCTTCCTTCTATCAAGGGCCTTAGTGAAGAAACTACGACCGGTGTTTACCGCTTGTATGAACGGGTTAAAAACGGTACCCTGCCAGTACCGGCAATCAACGTGAATGACAGCGTAACCAAAAGCAAATTCGATAATAAATACGGCTGCAAGGAATCGCTGGTTGATGCAATTCGGCGGGCAACCGATATTATGATGGCGGGCAAGGTTGCCGTTGTAGCAGGCTATGGCGACGTAGGCAAGGGGTCTGCTGCCTCACTTAGCGGGGCTGGCGTACGCGTCATCGTAACCGAAATCGATCCGATTTGCGCGCTTCAGGCGGCCATGGATGGCTTCGAAGTTAAAAAGATGCGAGATGCCGTTCGTGAAGCAGATATCGTCGTAACCGCCACCGGCAACAAGGATGTCGTTACTGCAGAACATTTTAAAAAGATGAAGGACAAGGCAATTGTATGCAATATCGGTCACTTTGATAACGAAATTGACGTTGCTTGGCTGAATAAGAACTACGGAAAAACCAAGGTCGAGATTAAACCCCAGGTGGATAGATACACTGTTGACGGTAATGACATTATCCTGCTTGCCGAAGGACGCCTGGTAAATCTGGGCTGCGCTATGGGCCACCCAAGTTTTGTTATGAGTAACAGCTTCACTAATCAGGTGCTGGCTCAAATCGAACTGTGGACAAATAATCATGCGTACACTAACAAGGTGTACGTTCTGCCTAAACACCTCGACGAAAAAGTTGCCCGGCTGCATTTAAAGAAAATTGGTGTCAGCTTGGACCGCCTCACCGATGAGCAGGCGGCGTATATCGGTGTTGACTCAAAGGGGCCGTTCAAACCCGATTGGTACCGATACTAA
- a CDS encoding methionine adenosyltransferase has product MVFTSESVSEGHPDKICDQVSDAVLDKVLESDPMGRVACECFATTGMIVVGGEIGTNTYIDLPRLVRQVIEDIGYTDPALHFEASSVAVINVINGQSSDIDMGVSIGGAGDQGMMFGYACRETDEYMPTPIYYAHKLVKRLADIRKNEPSLIPYLRPDSKAQVSVQYENGKPVSIPAVVVSTQHAEVDLNGRPVTNDRIKADIIEKVIKTVIPEHLLSPDIIYHINPTGRFVIGGPHSDTGLTGRKIIVDTYGGRAPHGGGAFSGKDPTKVDRSAAYAARFIAKNLVAAGVADECTIQLAYAIGVKEPVSVHVHTNGTGKVSNTEIANYLIKNVDLTPEGIITQLNLRSPIYRETAAYGHFGRHHFPWERLDLTEQFTSALL; this is encoded by the coding sequence ATGGTTTTTACTTCTGAATCAGTATCCGAAGGGCATCCCGATAAAATCTGCGACCAGGTTTCAGATGCGGTGCTTGACAAAGTTCTTGAATCCGATCCTATGGGTAGGGTTGCCTGCGAGTGCTTTGCCACCACAGGTATGATTGTTGTTGGTGGCGAAATTGGCACCAATACCTATATCGATTTACCAAGACTTGTCAGACAGGTTATCGAGGATATTGGATATACAGACCCCGCTCTGCATTTCGAAGCCAGCTCCGTTGCCGTGATCAACGTTATTAACGGCCAGTCCTCCGATATCGATATGGGCGTAAGCATCGGAGGCGCAGGTGACCAAGGCATGATGTTCGGATATGCATGTCGGGAGACTGATGAATATATGCCCACTCCGATTTATTATGCGCATAAGCTGGTAAAACGGCTTGCTGATATCCGGAAGAATGAGCCATCGCTTATCCCTTACCTTCGCCCCGATTCAAAGGCGCAGGTTAGCGTACAGTACGAAAACGGGAAACCGGTAAGTATCCCAGCCGTTGTCGTGTCAACACAACATGCCGAAGTTGACCTTAATGGCCGTCCGGTTACCAACGATAGAATAAAAGCTGATATTATCGAAAAAGTTATTAAAACTGTAATCCCTGAGCATCTGCTAAGCCCTGATATTATCTATCACATCAATCCTACAGGCCGATTTGTGATTGGCGGTCCCCATAGCGATACCGGATTAACTGGACGGAAGATTATCGTTGATACATACGGAGGGCGGGCACCCCATGGTGGCGGAGCATTCTCCGGTAAAGACCCCACCAAGGTTGACCGGTCAGCTGCTTATGCAGCACGGTTCATTGCGAAGAACCTGGTAGCTGCCGGCGTTGCCGATGAGTGCACCATACAGCTTGCCTATGCAATCGGTGTTAAAGAGCCCGTTTCTGTTCATGTTCACACCAATGGCACCGGCAAGGTCAGCAACACCGAAATAGCCAACTACCTAATAAAGAATGTTGATCTTACGCCCGAGGGAATAATCACTCAACTCAATTTGCGCTCACCTATCTACAGGGAAACGGCTGCCTACGGGCACTTTGGCCGGCATCATTTTCCGTGGGAACGCCTTGACCTAACAGAACAATTCACTTCAGCTCTTTTGTAA
- a CDS encoding NTP transferase domain-containing protein, producing the protein MHAIIPVAGIGTRLRPHTHTLPKVLVNVAGKPILGHILDALVRQNIESATIITGYKGDLVEQYVQNNYSLPCRFVVQDEMMGLGHAIWTARESLNTTPVLIILGDTVFEVDLSILKTSQFSSLGVKTVDDPRRFGVVITNGAFVTRLVEKPQTPVSNNAIVGLYYIAHPKVLRESLDYIIHNDLRTKGEFQLTDALQMMVDKGEKFTTFTVDGWHDCGQPDTLLETNRYLLNSMSARFAPEGCVVVPPVHIDPTAVVEHSVIGPFASISAGAVVRNSIVRDSIICDQATVNDVSLDRSIIGENATVTGRFASINIGDASIVKLTN; encoded by the coding sequence ATGCATGCAATTATTCCAGTAGCCGGTATTGGTACCCGGCTTAGGCCTCACACGCATACCCTGCCCAAGGTGCTTGTTAATGTTGCAGGCAAACCAATTCTTGGCCATATCCTCGATGCCTTGGTACGGCAAAATATCGAGAGTGCAACCATAATCACCGGATATAAAGGTGATTTGGTTGAGCAGTACGTCCAAAACAATTACAGCCTACCGTGCCGGTTTGTTGTTCAGGATGAAATGATGGGGCTTGGGCATGCCATCTGGACAGCGAGGGAATCGCTGAATACCACCCCGGTACTCATTATTCTGGGCGATACGGTTTTTGAGGTTGACTTAAGCATTCTGAAAACCAGTCAGTTTTCGTCACTTGGCGTTAAAACCGTTGACGATCCGAGACGGTTTGGCGTGGTTATCACCAATGGTGCCTTTGTAACACGCTTGGTTGAAAAGCCACAGACTCCCGTCAGCAACAACGCCATTGTAGGCTTGTACTACATCGCCCACCCTAAGGTGCTGCGTGAATCGCTTGACTATATCATTCACAATGATCTTCGTACGAAGGGAGAGTTCCAGCTCACCGATGCACTTCAAATGATGGTTGACAAGGGTGAAAAATTCACAACGTTCACGGTTGACGGCTGGCATGATTGCGGTCAGCCGGATACGTTGCTCGAAACCAACCGGTATCTGCTGAATTCTATGTCGGCCCGATTTGCGCCGGAGGGATGCGTTGTAGTTCCACCGGTTCATATCGATCCCACGGCAGTTGTGGAACACAGTGTTATTGGTCCGTTTGCCTCAATTTCAGCAGGCGCCGTTGTCCGCAACTCGATCGTTCGTGACTCCATTATCTGTGACCAGGCTACGGTGAACGATGTGTCGCTCGACCGCAGCATTATCGGCGAAAATGCTACCGTAACAGGGCGGTTTGCCAGTATCAATATTGGCGATGCCTCAATTGTAAAACTTACTAATTAA